The Dehalobacter sp. DCM sequence GCACAGAAAATAAATTTATAACGCTATTGTGCTCCGTTTTGTGCGGTGCACTTCAAAGTGTCTAGGAGGTGGCGTCGTGTCTAGAGGAATTCTAGGAAGAAAAGTGGGTATGACCCAAATCTTTGCAGAAGACGGAAAGGTAATTCCGGTTACTGTCGTTCAGGCCGGTCCTTGCTTTGTTCTGCAGAAAAAAACAACAGCAACGGATGGGTATAATGCCATTCAGGTTGGGTATGACGAGAAAAGAGATAATCTCGCAACGAAGCCTGAGAAAGGTCATTTCAAGAAGTCCGGTATTAAAATTTTACGTTTTGTAAGAGAGTTTAAGACTGCAGATGTAGATTCTTATGAAATCGGTCAGGAGATCAAGGCGGATGTCTTTGCGGTAGGGGATAAAGTCGATGTTGTCGGCACATCCAAAGGCAAAGGGTTTGCTGGGATGCATAAGCGTCACGGATCTCGCCGCGGTCCGATGGGTCATGGTTCCAAGTATCATCATCGTACGGGTTCCATGGGCGCGAAAGGGCCGGCTCGTGTTTTTAAAGGAAGAAATTTACCTGGCCGCACAGGTGGCGAGCGTGTAACTGTTCAAAACCTGGAAGTCGTGCGGGTTGATACTGATAAAAACTATATCCTGGTCAGAGGATGTGTGCCAGGTGCTAAAAAGAGCCTGCTGATACTGAAAGAATCGGTAAAAGCGAAATAATTCGCCGGAAAGGAGGATATGCAATGCCTAAGGTACAAGTTGTAAATATGCAGGGATCTCCTGTTGAAGAAATTGAATTAAATGAGTTGATTTTCGGGATCGAACCCAATAACAGCGTTATGCACTCTGCTGTTGTTGCTCAGTTAGCCAATGCCAGGGTTGGTACTCAATCCGCATTAACCCGGAGCGAAGTACGGGGCGGCGGACGCAAACCATGGAGACAAAAAGGTACTGGCCGTGCGAGAGCCGGTACGATTCGTTCTCCCCTTTGGAGAGGCGGCGGTATCGTTTTTGCACCGAAACCGAGAGATTACAGCAAAAAGCTTCCCAAAAAAGTAAAAAGGCTGGCGCTGTGCTCCGCACTGTCCAGCAAGGTTATTGACAACAGCCTGATTGTCGTTGATCAAATTAGCTTTGAAAAGCCAAAAACCAAAGAAATGGTCAAAATGCTTGAAGCGCTTAAAGTCAGTAAAAAAGCGATGGTTGTTTTAGAAGGCTGCGACGAAAACAATGTGATGACTTCAGCACGCAACATTGAAGGTGTCATTATCTCTCGTGCTGATACGTTAAATGTTGTTGATCTTTTGAAATATGATTATGTCGTATTTACGAAGGCGGCTGTGATGAAGACTGAGGAGGTGCTGAGCAATGCGTGATGCACGTGACGTTCTGATTCGACCGGTCGTTTCTGAGAAATCTGTCGGATTGGTTGAAGAAAATAAATACTCCTTCTGGGTTAGCACGGCTGCAAATAAGATTGAAATTAAAGCTGCTGTTGAAAAGATGTTTAAAGTCAAAGTTGCTGACGTTCATACCATGAAGGTAGTTGGAAAAGAAAAACGCCAGGGCCGTTATGTTGGCAAGACTCCGGATAGGAAAAAGGCCATCGTGACTTTACAGCCTGGCAACAAAATCGAAGGATTTGCAGGTCTGTAAGCAAAGGAGGGAAAGTAATGCCAATTAAATCATACAAACCAACATCACCTGGACGCAGACAGATGACTGCGCTCACGTATGAGGAGATAACCAGGACAGAACCTGAACGTTCCCTTCTCGCTCCCCTGCGCAGAAAGGGCGGAAGGAATAACGAAGGCCGTCTGACGATTCGTCATCAGGGCGGCGGTCATAAAAGACGCTACCGTCTGATTGATTTCAAACGGAATAAAGATGGCATACCGGCCAGAGTGGCCAGCATCGAGTACGATCCGAACCGTTCCGCAAATATCGCTCTTCTGAACTACGCCGACGGTTTCAAAACGTATATCATTGCACCAAACGGTGTGAAGGTTGGTCAGGAAATCGAAAGTGGTGAAAAGGCCGATATCAAAATCGGTAACACGTTGAAGCTTAAAAACATACCGGTCGGTACGCTTATTCACAACATCGAAATGAAACCGGGAAAAGGCGGTCAGCTCGTACGCTCTGCAGGTGCTTCGGCCCAGCTGATGGCGAAAGAGGGCAGTTATGCGACACTTAGACTTCCTTCG is a genomic window containing:
- the rplC gene encoding 50S ribosomal protein L3, giving the protein MSRGILGRKVGMTQIFAEDGKVIPVTVVQAGPCFVLQKKTTATDGYNAIQVGYDEKRDNLATKPEKGHFKKSGIKILRFVREFKTADVDSYEIGQEIKADVFAVGDKVDVVGTSKGKGFAGMHKRHGSRRGPMGHGSKYHHRTGSMGAKGPARVFKGRNLPGRTGGERVTVQNLEVVRVDTDKNYILVRGCVPGAKKSLLILKESVKAK
- the rplD gene encoding 50S ribosomal protein L4, translating into MPKVQVVNMQGSPVEEIELNELIFGIEPNNSVMHSAVVAQLANARVGTQSALTRSEVRGGGRKPWRQKGTGRARAGTIRSPLWRGGGIVFAPKPRDYSKKLPKKVKRLALCSALSSKVIDNSLIVVDQISFEKPKTKEMVKMLEALKVSKKAMVVLEGCDENNVMTSARNIEGVIISRADTLNVVDLLKYDYVVFTKAAVMKTEEVLSNA
- the rplW gene encoding 50S ribosomal protein L23, which gives rise to MRDARDVLIRPVVSEKSVGLVEENKYSFWVSTAANKIEIKAAVEKMFKVKVADVHTMKVVGKEKRQGRYVGKTPDRKKAIVTLQPGNKIEGFAGL
- the rplB gene encoding 50S ribosomal protein L2 yields the protein MPIKSYKPTSPGRRQMTALTYEEITRTEPERSLLAPLRRKGGRNNEGRLTIRHQGGGHKRRYRLIDFKRNKDGIPARVASIEYDPNRSANIALLNYADGFKTYIIAPNGVKVGQEIESGEKADIKIGNTLKLKNIPVGTLIHNIEMKPGKGGQLVRSAGASAQLMAKEGSYATLRLPSGEMRMIHIECRATIGQVGNLDYENVTIGKAGRNRWLGIRPTVRGSVMNPVDHPHGGGEGRNPIGRNPVTPWGKPALGAKTRKKKNQSNRFIVKRRDK